From a single Aggregatilinea lenta genomic region:
- a CDS encoding rod shape-determining protein — MVSPLDWLLGLFSLDIGIDLGTANTLVSVRGKGIVINEPSYVAIERKTRRPISVGREAKEMFGKTPSSKFMVVRPLRDGVISEFEITEAMLDYFIRKAHEQSWVPIPRPRVVVGIPSGVTEVEKRAVYDATISAGAREAYLIEEPVAAAIGAGLPIQETRGSMIVDIGGGTTEVAIFSLGGIVISRSIRVAGDEMDEDIVQYMRSKYNLLVGERTAERAKMEIGSSYPLPEERTMVLRGRNLVTGLPEAVEVSSIELREALNPSVSIVIDTIRDALDETPPELVADLMESGVCMAGGGSQLKGLCERVADEVNVRVWLAEDAMTCVARGAGRILEDYDNLRSLLAGLERGSTQH, encoded by the coding sequence TTGGTTAGTCCGCTTGACTGGCTATTGGGCCTGTTTTCGCTGGACATCGGCATTGACCTTGGCACGGCAAACACGCTCGTGAGCGTGCGCGGCAAGGGCATCGTCATCAACGAGCCGTCGTACGTCGCTATCGAGCGCAAGACACGCCGCCCGATCAGCGTCGGGCGTGAAGCCAAAGAAATGTTCGGCAAGACGCCGTCCTCCAAGTTCATGGTGGTGCGTCCCCTGCGCGACGGCGTGATCAGCGAGTTTGAAATCACCGAGGCGATGCTCGACTACTTCATTCGCAAGGCGCACGAGCAGTCGTGGGTGCCTATCCCGCGTCCGCGCGTGGTGGTCGGCATCCCGTCTGGCGTGACTGAAGTGGAGAAGCGCGCGGTGTATGATGCGACGATCAGCGCCGGGGCGCGCGAAGCGTACCTGATCGAGGAGCCGGTCGCCGCAGCCATTGGCGCGGGCCTGCCCATCCAGGAGACGCGCGGCAGCATGATCGTGGATATCGGCGGCGGCACGACCGAAGTCGCCATCTTCTCGTTGGGCGGCATCGTGATCAGCCGCTCGATCCGCGTGGCGGGCGACGAGATGGATGAAGACATCGTGCAGTACATGCGCTCCAAGTACAACCTGCTGGTGGGCGAGCGCACTGCCGAGCGCGCCAAGATGGAGATTGGGTCGTCGTACCCGCTGCCCGAAGAGCGCACGATGGTGCTGCGCGGGCGCAACCTGGTCACCGGCCTGCCGGAAGCGGTCGAGGTGTCGTCCATCGAGCTGCGTGAGGCGCTGAATCCCTCGGTGAGCATCGTCATCGACACCATCCGCGACGCGCTCGATGAAACGCCGCCGGAACTGGTGGCGGACCTGATGGAATCGGGCGTGTGTATGGCGGGCGGTGGCAGCCAGCTCAAGGGTCTATGCGAGCGCGTGGCCGACGAGGTTAACGTGCGTGTGTGGCTGGCCGAAGACGCGATGACGTGTGTGGCGCGCGGTGCGGGCCGCATCCTCGAAGACTACGACAACCTGCGCTCGCTCCTGGCGGGGCTGGAGCGCGGATCAACGCAGCACTAA
- the mreC gene encoding rod shape-determining protein MreC: MLRAGRVFTFVITVIALLLLILLSAGGLLGPLEGVVSVPLSFAQGVVSSITHTISDGLDDLSNFRRLEKRNQDLEEAYAIAQSQLAEYREKALLYDDLAALLEYDRFEPEDREFVTCDVIGLDNTGFVRAIQIDCGRRDGVEIGDPVVIDLGMVGRVTKVSATGAEVLLLTDPNSQINARVQTTRADGVVVGQLSGDLLMSYISVDDEVREGDFVVSSGLGQTAPADLILGRVLSVSLAQSELYQEARVRSLVEFDRLEVVQVITNFEPVDPSVFVEQDEQ; this comes from the coding sequence GTGCTGCGTGCAGGCCGCGTCTTTACATTCGTGATCACGGTGATTGCGCTCTTGCTGCTGATTCTGCTCAGCGCAGGCGGCCTGCTGGGGCCGCTGGAAGGCGTCGTGTCCGTGCCGCTCAGCTTCGCGCAGGGCGTGGTGAGCAGTATCACGCACACTATCAGCGATGGCCTCGACGACCTCTCGAACTTCCGCCGCCTCGAAAAACGCAACCAGGACCTCGAAGAAGCCTACGCGATCGCGCAGTCGCAGCTCGCCGAATACCGCGAGAAGGCGCTGCTCTACGACGACCTCGCCGCGCTGCTCGAATACGACCGCTTCGAGCCGGAGGACCGTGAGTTCGTGACGTGCGACGTCATCGGTCTGGACAACACCGGCTTCGTGCGCGCGATTCAGATCGACTGCGGGCGGCGCGACGGCGTGGAGATTGGCGACCCGGTGGTGATCGACCTGGGCATGGTGGGCCGCGTGACGAAGGTCTCCGCGACGGGCGCAGAGGTGCTGCTGCTGACCGACCCAAACAGCCAGATCAACGCCCGCGTGCAGACCACGCGCGCCGACGGCGTGGTGGTCGGGCAGCTCAGCGGCGACCTGCTGATGTCGTACATTTCCGTGGACGATGAAGTGCGCGAGGGTGACTTCGTGGTGTCCAGCGGCCTGGGACAGACCGCGCCCGCCGACCTGATCCTGGGGCGGGTGCTCAGCGTCAGTCTGGCCCAAAGCGAGTTGTACCAGGAGGCGCGCGTGCGCTCACTGGTCGAGTTCGACCGGCTGGAAGTAGTCCAGGTGATCACGAACTTCGAGCCGGTCGACCCATCGGTATTTGTGGAGCAGGACGAGCA